acttgtttgttgtaccttgtattggtcgaataaataaaaataataatgataataacaaacaaaattcaaatttttcccaagggcaacaacataaaaaaatcagactaaagtaggaaatAAATAATGCTCGAGTTAATGTTGCTAATTCTTGTATAATCTTAGTAAACTCCATACTGTATTTAATATTAACACAAAGGATACTGTCTGGTATCTTGACTACATGACCCACTCCTGACCAAGGTTCTTGCAAGTCACCAAGGTAGCGCAGCCTCAACTCATCTCCCTGCATCAATTTCAAATCTGTCCAAGAAGGGGTACagagaacaaaacattttataaaatagATTGCCTAGGAAGTTAGTGAGGTTTGGAATTATTTAAAATAGCGATATGGCGCCGAAATAACATCACCGCATTTTCGTGCAAGTTACAAGGTTTTGCAAAATCGAATACGTTTTTGTACTGATGCACCGATGAATAGGAACATTATTCAAACCAAAGAGAACTAGTCTATAACTGCAGGCACGTGAATACCAATAGTTTCCTGGTTGGGCTACCCAGCAAATAAATAGGGacaaccagtgttgtagccatggtgggtGGTGCTGGGCGAGCCTGCCAAGAACAAAACGAAATTGCCCCAGCACTCAAGCAAACTACACTGTGCTGCCATGCACAGATGTCCCCCAGATAGCATCTCAGCAATGATGACAACCAttcatgaaacattttggtgaattgctcgcccttggtggactaaattggatttagagcccaacactaaaattggtctagctacaacactagCTATTACAACACTTGGGACAACCTCTGCAGTGCACTGTACCTTCTTTCTTAGGGAAATTGAAGTAAGCCCTGGTCTTGCGATTGAGTCCGATGTCCCAACGTACAGACATGTTACTCTGATTCTGATTCTCCTTGGTCTTGCGATCATAATCTGCCTCCATCTTCACCAGAGGACCGAAGATGTTCTGGTAGGTGTAGGCGTCTTCATATCTAAGTAGGCAATGAATGGAGAGAGGAGTTTTTGTTGGATGGAATGCTTTAAAATAGTTAAATTATTGAAGACTTAACATAGAATGTAATAGAGATACAGCTACATGTTTTTCTTAATCAATATGTGTAATGTCCGCGTTGCATCATGAATCAATGTTAAATAACACGCGTATTAAGCCTATCGATGACATTTTGCACTTAGGAAAAcagtgtgaacatttttttgcaagttatttttaaacaatgtaaGTTTCATCTTTAATGTTTTGAGCTTTTCATGTGTACACATTGCCATAAaatgtattgaattgaatgaatccCCTTCTCCTCCCTGCCCTCCTCACCTCAACATGACCGAAGCAGGCTCCTCATCAGCTCCCGGTTTCTCCAGGTCTTCCAGCGTGGCTTCTGCGTTGTTCTTCCACAGTTCCTCCAGTCGATTGATCTGAGCGGCCGAGATCTGCCTGGCTCGGAGCTGCTCCTGCTCCGAAGGGACCTTGACCAACCAGCTGAGGAAGCAGCGGTCCTGAATCAGGGGCTGCCACTGGGTTGGATCCCTggaaagcaaaaaaataaaatccaaacATGGGTCCAAGGTCCAACTAGGTACTTATCAGACCTTTCTCCTATCTGGGctgaatttcataaagcctataagcacaaaaacctgctaagcaaagacaaatcttgcttagcaaaaacaggttaccaacaAACATAACATTATGTTTACATTGTTCATTcttttgctgagcaaagaaatttgttaataatttttttctgctaaacagttttataaaaaattggccaatgtaaccaaaccaaggctgaaagaaaaaacaggcCTTTTGATGATAAAAGATGGTTTGACATACCAGTTCATGTCCTTCAAGTTGCTCTGGGTGGCACAGGGTTGCCGGCAGAGCAGCACGACGACCGAGTCAACTTTAGCAGGGATGAAACCCAGTAGGAACACGTTGCGACATCCGCAGTTGTAACACTCGAGGGCAGTCTCTCCTACGGGACTGTCGCGGTGAAGGGTGACCTCCTTACACTTGGCCCTCACGAGGTGGTTGATGATATGGCTGTAAGTGTCAATGTTAATTTGTTAGCAAGTTATCTATACCTTTTTATTGCAATGTCACAGCTTGAATTAATGCCAACCAAGTTGGAAAACTATAGAAAGTTGTCTAAAAAGCAATGGTCAAAAAAGGTTTGCCCAATGAATAGAAACAACAATGCTGTAAAGTGCCTTGATTTAGCTACTAGGATCctctacaaaaaaaactttttttaattaatcTTCAACTATACTCCACTCTACAGTCACTTCACACCAACTATTATTTGGACTTGGATAAGACTGGTACGCCTGGCCCAGTGACAAGCAATGGTTAATTGGGCCTACAGTCCTCAATCATCCGAAATCATGATCCTCTTAAAAATTGGTGTTACCTTCCCGAGGTGTTGCCACGGCCATTGCAGAACCATTTCTTAGTGGAGTTGCATAATACCACTGCAGATGGATCGTGGATGCCGCAATACCTACAAGAAATTGTCAAAAAcagattattattttatcattgtaagtatggaagtgtcgtggccgagcggttaagagcaccgaattcaaactctggtgtttctgatcagcagagtgtgggttcgaatccccagccgtgacacttgtgtccttaatcgAGACACTTTTAAGTGTCtcgatgcttcgtccttcggatgggacgtaaagccgttggtcccatgtgttgtgtaacgcatgtaaaagaacccagtgcacttatcgaaaagagaaggggttcgccccggtgttcctggctgtggcagctgtatgcgccgtagcaccttgtaaacccttataaggtgctaaacaattgggtctcagaattcatcactgcaataacctatctttttgaaagtttgatatactcagcgccttgagtacctcgtttgatagatacgtgcgctatatataagactttgatattattattattatgatttttcaAAGAGGCGATGAAGGTCATGAACTCTAATGCCTTGTTCTTGGCCTGGATGCCATTCAAAAAATAATCCCTAGAGCAGCTCTTTACACAattgcaaaaatgaaaatggccaatCATGGCGCTTCTGTCAATGAGGAAAACCACAAGACAATCAATTACGAAGAGACTTGGATGAAGATGCTTGAGAGCAACATTATAAATACAGTTTTTCTGAGCAATATGCAGAGTTTGTTATCTTAGAAAACTCAAAAGATCGACATAGTAAGCCGGTTGTCACCTATACCACTAttaccaatttctcaagattagATAGACAGGAGTAAGTGTAGAGATTGCTTTCGTGAATATCGGCCAGATATGCTACAAGAAGCTTGTCCCTATCTTTACCTGCATGCATGATCAGGTAGGTCTTTGGTGTAATACGtctcttcttcatcttcttcaaaAGTCAAGTCCTTCAGTGTTTGTACGGTAGCTGCAACGTTGTCCTCAACAAAGCCATTCTGTACTGGCTTTGCATCCAAAGACAACCCAACCTGGAAAAAACACAGCATTGACAATGTTGTTAAAATGCAAAAACTTATACACTCTTGCATCGACTTCAACACTACCGGTACCTCACCAACTACGCAAAGAGACCAAGATCCTAAACATTGGCTTATTATactacaaattaaaatcatCACATTATTGTGAATGTTACAAATTgcacttttttcatttttttattactatttggACTTCTGagggcaacttttgcaggcctgatacttcacggaggcaacggaggcgattgccctttgccaaagaacTTTGGCAAGAGTTtgtaattccatgtacagccacgaTGATCATGAAAACAGTGTGACATAAATAGCAAATGACACGCATGCtaaaaaaatgtaatgcattcttcattcaatcaattcaattaatttcCACTGTTTTTCTGGggaaatcaattttaaaatcaattttaaaaacctaCTGAAAAGCTAGATCTAATTTACAAATATATACAGATATACAGCTAACACATGTGGATTTGAtcatttattataaattttatacTGTGAATCATCAATGATTCTTACTTGGCTCTGACTCTGCGACACGACATCAAGCTGCGATGCCTGGCTTTGGGTCTGCGTCTGAGACGGCAGGGTGAAGTCCCCTACATTATACTCAAAATCCGTCCCCTGCGTGTCGGCTCCCAGTAACTCGCCGTCTTCCGTGTCCAGAAAAGTCAAGCTCTGCGAGCTCGGACCGTACGCATCGACACTCATGTCTCACTTCACCTACTCCAAGGTTCCTCAAACAAAACTGATCCCACAGATGATGGGTTTTATTACTCCGCTGTGATGAAAATTtgcagcaattttgttttttatttgaagtaGAAGTTTCGTTTTGGAAGCAATGCGTGGAACATGCGCGCATTGCAAAATGCTCGGTGGCCTTTTGATGACGTAGGCGTTCTGCACAAGAATCGATGATgtcactcaaaaataattttcttaaaAGGAGACTTTTGGGCAATTTTTTCCTGTTAATTCATCCCAGAAGAGGAAATTGTACACTTTCATTTCGAGAAATACAGTCTTTTTATCCCATGGAGATAAAATTACAGTTTTGTCACGACATCGGATTTCCGCATTCACACTTTACCAAAAGGTGACGATTGGGGGCGCTGTTCTTGAAAACTGCACGCGGCCCACTACTCTGGAGGACGACAAACAACCGCGGAAAAGGGAAGTGACACGGTGAGCTTTAATTTATGGAATTCCCCTTGTTGGATTCTGTCTGTTTTGTATACTctgtttgtagaaaataaagACAACAGTAGTGTTTTTTCTAGTCGATAATTCAAATGTTACATTGTGATAACCAAGTAAGTAAGGAAGAGATGCCCAAAACCCGACGGGTTGCTTGAGCAAGTTGATTGAGGGGTTGAGGGAGGAGCGGCGGGTTTTGCAATTGCTCGCGCGCAATCCTCGACGACGACTGCTGCAGTCCAGTCATGTGCCAGTGGGCGCCAGTGCAGtggattaataaaaaaatatggttACTGGTTTGGTGGGCGAGTGCAGTGCAATTGCTTTCTGTGATTGCGAATTTGACGTTACAGAATACAGGGCTGTTTTCTAAATGTAATTTTTCTAAGCGAATGTTTGGCAGGGCCAggagtagtcttggtgcaagacgtttctcgtttcccttttcacgcacaccgcggccaattcaccaacagcgcccgcaccgactcaatccgTGTACAAatcgctcgggaaattccgagcacattccaacCATGCCGCTGCGCTTGGCCTGCAtaactctgacgtagcagtatcGGCATCAGTCTGGTATTTGTACGTCTTTGGTGGGAACAGCTTGGCATGGCATCTACTTGTACAATACAACGACGACAACAAAAGCGTCGCGCATGGAAAAGCTTCGACGGTGCATTTGTGCGTGGGGGCCCTATAACCTCTAGCCCTCAAAGTATAAAATTGCGTTTGGTAGAGTAGACGAAGCTATCGATTTTGCTGCAAGAAAGTTAAGTCTTGATAagggataacattccgtatggcgccaccactttttcactaatttttacaaaaaaggatatctcattgaggtaaattagatactatattatttcatatcgaatgaaaaagtggtggcgccatacggaaacttttccttgaTAAGTTTAAGAGCCAACAAGTTAACGCTCTTCGCCCAGGGTAATGATATATTTATCAATTTACCAACGGGGTTTGGAAAAAGCTTGATCTTCCAAGCTTCCACAGTTATTGTGGACTTTTTGAAAGTTGTTGGTGGAAACGATAACCATGATAACGACGACATCGGCGCTGACGAGAAATCATTGGTTGTTGTCGTCTTGCCGCTTAAGGCTCTGGCTGTAGATcagttagaccatggaggaatgtaTTCCGCCATGGTTAGACCGAGTAAGCAAACTCGGTCTGGAGGCTGCTGATATTACTTTGGATATACCAGATCATGTTTTGGAACAATCGCCCAAGTACTCGATCCTGTTTGCAAGTCCAGAGAGTCTTTGCTCAAGCAAAGGGAAGGAACTACTGTTGCTGGTCAAAAACAGATGCTGTGGATTGTTTGTTGACGAAAGTCATTGCGTATCGAAATGGTAtgtaccttttaaaaatgattactATCTGACTATTGTGTGACATTCCAATAATCTTAGGCATCTTGAAGAAAATCACAGTGACATAGCATAGTGGtaggcaggttttttttaatttttttttagagttttgCCATAGTCTCTTGGCTTAAACAAGGTAGATATGGTGTATAACTATAATCTCTACTTTGATAATTAGTAATTGATGTTCTATTCAATACATTGCTCAAGAGTCAGTGCTTTTTCCCAAGAATGGTATTGTGGCTGATTTTTATTGCTCTACCTATTTACCAACTCAAGTACTTAGAGGGTTATTCCTTTATGCCATTTGGAGTTTATGACAGACCTGTGAATGGCTTCTTGTGAAAAGCTTTGTCAACTAATACCCAGCAAGCTCTTTCAACCAAGCTTTTTGCATGCCCAGGCTTTCATTcctttcatgtttttatgacCTATTCACATGGGTGGCTCAGCCTCTATTCTTTAGTGAACCATTCTCCATAGTCTCTTATAATGGCTTTAGCTTAAAAATATTCAGGCATGTATGCTccttttttgcaaagggcaagggtaccaattcattttctccttggtaataaAGGGCACTCTAAAAATTATAGTATAATGAGGAATTTTGTAATTTCTACAAGTTTCTAGAGTAATTCAAGGGCACTTG
Above is a genomic segment from Asterias rubens chromosome 10, eAstRub1.3, whole genome shotgun sequence containing:
- the LOC117295452 gene encoding probable ATP-dependent DNA helicase RecS, yielding MEECIPPWLDRVSKLGLEAADITLDIPDHVLEQSPKYSILFASPESLCSSKGKELLLLVKNRCCGLFVDESHCVSKWGHSSTKSSAFRKCYGQLGQLRSILNQSIV